The DNA window AGACCGGGCCGGTGTGAAGGCCAGTGAGATGGCCGCCACACCGGCGGCCATGAAGGACAAAGGGTTTCGAGTCATGGGGGTTTGATCTCTAAATACGCGCACAAACGCCAAATATGGTCACTAAATTTGCCGTTTGCTGCTTGAAATGTCCACATCTTTCCTACATCAGCAGCAGGTTATGTTGGAACCCGAGACCTACACTGGCGGCATTGCCCAGACCAATGGCCACCTTTTGCGCCTTCAAGGCGGCACTTTGCTGGTGGACGCACCCGATGGCGTGGCCGCCTGGCTGGAGGGGAAAAACATCCGCGTGGACGCCCTCCTGCTCACCCACCAGCACTTTGACCACGTGCAGGACGCCGCTCTGGTGAAGCAGGCCCATGGCTGCCCCATTTACTCCTGGTCCCCTTACAGCCAGGACCTCACCCTGGAGCGGCTCTACGGCGCCGTCACCGGCAGCGCCTTTTCCGTGCCGCCCTATGCCGTGG is part of the Prosthecobacter sp. SYSU 5D2 genome and encodes:
- a CDS encoding MBL fold metallo-hydrolase — protein: MSTSFLHQQQVMLEPETYTGGIAQTNGHLLRLQGGTLLVDAPDGVAAWLEGKNIRVDALLLTHQHFDHVQDAALVKQAHGCPIYSWSPYSQDLTLERLYGAVTGSAFSVPPYAVDHVLEGTSDSITVGGASWQLFHIPGHSPDSVCFWQPEENLLMSGDVIFLDSIGRCDFPGGSLQQLVSGIREKLGPLPDATRVHPGHGPSTTLGREKRENPYLD